A genomic stretch from Apis cerana isolate GH-2021 linkage group LG7, AcerK_1.0, whole genome shotgun sequence includes:
- the LOC107999331 gene encoding glucose transporter type 1 isoform X8 has product MSMNLSAKLDELQRGDRQLETTVALCEIRTQLQELTKSVESCQSEVSEVKRDMVAIKHELDTVQQVKEEIEELREYVDRLEEHSHRRKLRLLEQGLTLFLSYAILAAVLGMLQFGYNTGVINAPEVNIENFMKDVYKDRYGEDISDDYVKRLYSVAVSIFAIGGMLGGFSGGIIANRFGRKGGLLLNNVLGIVGGCLMGFTKMAHSYEMLFFGRFIIGVNCGLNTSLVPMYISEIAPLNLRGGLGTVNQLAVTVGLLVSQVLGIEQILGTDEGWPVLLLLAICPAILQLLLLPVCPESPRYLLITKQWEEEARKALRRLRASNQVEEDIEEMRAEERAQQAESRISMTELICSPTLRAPLIIGVVMQLSQQLSGINAVFYYSTNLYTSSGLTEESAKFATIGIGSIMVVMTLVSIPLMDRTGRRTLHLYGLGGMFIFSIFITISFLIKEFFGYVQEMIDWMSYLSVVSTLFFVVFFAVGPGSIPWMITAELFSQGPRPAAMSIAVLVNWIANFVVGIGFPSMKTSLENYTFLPFSAFLAIFWIFTYKQVPETKNKTFEEILALFRHGNDRSSLRDSRLYGEEELATNSSKETVLSDATTANHTHATDKP; this is encoded by the exons ATGAGTATGAACTTGAGTGCCAAGCTGGACGAGCTGCAGCGGGGTGACCGCCAGCTGGAGACCACCGTCGCCCTCTGCGAGATCCGCACGCAGCTGCAGGAACTCACCAAGAGCGTAGAGTCTTGCCAGAGCGAGGTCAGCGAGGTCAAACGGGACATGGTCGCGATCAAG CACGAACTAGATACGGTACAGCAggtgaaagaagaaatagaggAATTACGAGAATACGTGGATCGACTAGAAGAACATTCTCATCGACGGAAACTTAGACTTTTGGAGCAG GGGCTAACACTTTTCCTGTCATATGCAATACTGGCAGCAGTTTTAGGAATGTTGCAGTTTGGATACAACACTGGGGTTATTAATGCGCCGGAAGTG aacattgaaaatttcatgaaagaTGTGTACAAGGATAGATACGGGGAGGACATTTCAGACGATTATGTGAAGAGATTGTATTCCGTGGCCGTAAGCATATTTGCGATTGGTGGTATGCTAGGCGGTTTTAGCGGAGGGATAATTGCCAACAGATTTGGCAG AAAGGGGGGCTTACTGCTAAACAACGTGCTGGGCATCGTGGGGGGGTGCCTGATGGGTTTTACAAAGATGGCTCACTCGTATGAAATGTTATTCTTTGGACGGTTTATCATCGGTGTCAATTGTGGCTTAAACACCTCGTTGGTTCCCATGTACATATCGGAGATAGCACCACTGAACCTGAGAGGCGGCCTAGGCACGGTGAACCAGCTCGCTGTTACGGTGGGCCTCCTGGTCTCCCAGGTGCTGGGCATCGAGCAAATCCTTGGAACAGACGAGGGTTGGCCAGTTCTCTTATTACTAGCTATCTGCCCTGCCATTCTACAGTTATTGCTGCTTCCAGTTTGCCCCGAATCTCCAAG ATATTTGCTCATTACTAAACAGTGGGAGGAGGAAGCCCGTAAAGCTTTGAGGAGGTTGAGAGCCAGTAACCAAGTGGAAGAAGACATCGAAGAAATGAGAGCCGAAGAACGAGCTCAACAAGCCGAGTCTAGAATATCGATGACAGAGCTCATATGTAGCCCAACTTTGAGAGCACCTCTTATCATCGGCGTGGTTATGCAACTTTCCCAACAGCTTTCAGGCATTAACGCT GTATTTTACTATTCGACAAATTTGTATACTAGTTCTGGTTTGACAGAGGAGAGTGCCAAGTTTGCAACCATTGGCATAGGTTCCATTATGGTTGTTATGACGTTAGTATCCATTCCTCTTATGGATAGGACAGGAAGACGTACATTGCACTTATACGGTCTTGGTGGCATGtttatcttttcaatattcatcacaatttcttttctcataaag GAGTTTTTCGGTTATGTGCAGGAAATGATTGACTGGATGTCTTATCTGTCGGTCGTGTCGACGCTCTTTTTCGTGGTATTTTTTGCCGTGGGTCCTGGTTCCATCCCGTGGATGATCACGGCCGAACTGTTCTCGCAGGGTCCTAGACCTGCGGCCATGTCTATCGCGGTCCTCGTCAATTGGATAGCTAATTTTGTGGTTGGCATCGGTTTTCCAAGTATGAAG ACTAGCCTTGAAAACTACACGTTCCTACCATTCAGTGCATTCCTAGCCATCTTCTGGATCTTCACGTACAAGCAGGTTCCTGAGACCAAGAATAAAACATTCGAAGAAATTCTAGCTTTATTCAGGCATGGTAACGACAG GAGCAGCTTGCGGGACAGCAGACTTTATGG GGAAGAGGAGCTCGCCACTAACTCTAGCAAGGAGACCGTCCTATCTGACGCCACCACTGCCAACCATACCCATGCTACTGACaaaccataa
- the LOC107999331 gene encoding glucose transporter type 1 isoform X7 encodes MSMNLSAKLDELQRGDRQLETTVALCEIRTQLQELTKSVESCQSEVSEVKRDMVAIKHELDTVQQVKEEIEELREYVDRLEEHSHRRKLRLLEQGLTLFLSYAILAAVLGMLQFGYNTGVINAPEVNIENFMKDVYKDRYGEDISDDYVKRLYSVAVSIFAIGGMLGGFSGGIIANRFGRKGGLLLNNVLGIVGGCLMGFTKMAHSYEMLFFGRFIIGVNCGLNTSLVPMYISEIAPLNLRGGLGTVNQLAVTVGLLVSQVLGIEQILGTDEGWPVLLLLAICPAILQLLLLPVCPESPRYLLITKQWEEEARKALRRLRASNQVEEDIEEMRAEERAQQAESRISMTELICSPTLRAPLIIGVVMQLSQQLSGINAVFYYSTNLYTSSGLTEESAKFATIGIGSIMVVMTLVSIPLMDRTGRRTLHLYGLGGMFIFSIFITISFLIKEFFGYVQEMIDWMSYLSVVSTLFFVVFFAVGPGSIPWMITAELFSQGPRPAAMSIAVLVNWIANFVVGIGFPSMKTSLENYTFLPFSAFLAIFWIFTYKQVPETKNKTFEEILALFRHGNDSCVCSWIRAIFRRTRSTGEITAPASPATLSEQRCLTMGNSSS; translated from the exons ATGAGTATGAACTTGAGTGCCAAGCTGGACGAGCTGCAGCGGGGTGACCGCCAGCTGGAGACCACCGTCGCCCTCTGCGAGATCCGCACGCAGCTGCAGGAACTCACCAAGAGCGTAGAGTCTTGCCAGAGCGAGGTCAGCGAGGTCAAACGGGACATGGTCGCGATCAAG CACGAACTAGATACGGTACAGCAggtgaaagaagaaatagaggAATTACGAGAATACGTGGATCGACTAGAAGAACATTCTCATCGACGGAAACTTAGACTTTTGGAGCAG GGGCTAACACTTTTCCTGTCATATGCAATACTGGCAGCAGTTTTAGGAATGTTGCAGTTTGGATACAACACTGGGGTTATTAATGCGCCGGAAGTG aacattgaaaatttcatgaaagaTGTGTACAAGGATAGATACGGGGAGGACATTTCAGACGATTATGTGAAGAGATTGTATTCCGTGGCCGTAAGCATATTTGCGATTGGTGGTATGCTAGGCGGTTTTAGCGGAGGGATAATTGCCAACAGATTTGGCAG AAAGGGGGGCTTACTGCTAAACAACGTGCTGGGCATCGTGGGGGGGTGCCTGATGGGTTTTACAAAGATGGCTCACTCGTATGAAATGTTATTCTTTGGACGGTTTATCATCGGTGTCAATTGTGGCTTAAACACCTCGTTGGTTCCCATGTACATATCGGAGATAGCACCACTGAACCTGAGAGGCGGCCTAGGCACGGTGAACCAGCTCGCTGTTACGGTGGGCCTCCTGGTCTCCCAGGTGCTGGGCATCGAGCAAATCCTTGGAACAGACGAGGGTTGGCCAGTTCTCTTATTACTAGCTATCTGCCCTGCCATTCTACAGTTATTGCTGCTTCCAGTTTGCCCCGAATCTCCAAG ATATTTGCTCATTACTAAACAGTGGGAGGAGGAAGCCCGTAAAGCTTTGAGGAGGTTGAGAGCCAGTAACCAAGTGGAAGAAGACATCGAAGAAATGAGAGCCGAAGAACGAGCTCAACAAGCCGAGTCTAGAATATCGATGACAGAGCTCATATGTAGCCCAACTTTGAGAGCACCTCTTATCATCGGCGTGGTTATGCAACTTTCCCAACAGCTTTCAGGCATTAACGCT GTATTTTACTATTCGACAAATTTGTATACTAGTTCTGGTTTGACAGAGGAGAGTGCCAAGTTTGCAACCATTGGCATAGGTTCCATTATGGTTGTTATGACGTTAGTATCCATTCCTCTTATGGATAGGACAGGAAGACGTACATTGCACTTATACGGTCTTGGTGGCATGtttatcttttcaatattcatcacaatttcttttctcataaag GAGTTTTTCGGTTATGTGCAGGAAATGATTGACTGGATGTCTTATCTGTCGGTCGTGTCGACGCTCTTTTTCGTGGTATTTTTTGCCGTGGGTCCTGGTTCCATCCCGTGGATGATCACGGCCGAACTGTTCTCGCAGGGTCCTAGACCTGCGGCCATGTCTATCGCGGTCCTCGTCAATTGGATAGCTAATTTTGTGGTTGGCATCGGTTTTCCAAGTATGAAG ACTAGCCTTGAAAACTACACGTTCCTACCATTCAGTGCATTCCTAGCCATCTTCTGGATCTTCACGTACAAGCAGGTTCCTGAGACCAAGAATAAAACATTCGAAGAAATTCTAGCTTTATTCAGGCATGGTAACGACAG
- the LOC107999331 gene encoding glucose transporter type 1 isoform X11 produces MSMNLSAKLDELQRGDRQLETTVALCEIRTQLQELTKSVESCQSEVSEVKRDMVAIKHELDTVQQVKEEIEELREYVDRLEEHSHRRKLRLLEQGLTLFLSYAILAAVLGMLQFGYNTGVINAPEVNIENFMKDVYKDRYGEDISDDYVKRLYSVAVSIFAIGGMLGGFSGGIIANRFGRKGGLLLNNVLGIVGGCLMGFTKMAHSYEMLFFGRFIIGVNCGLNTSLVPMYISEIAPLNLRGGLGTVNQLAVTVGLLVSQVLGIEQILGTDEGWPVLLLLAICPAILQLLLLPVCPESPRYLLITKQWEEEARKALRRLRASNQVEEDIEEMRAEERAQQAESRISMTELICSPTLRAPLIIGVVMQLSQQLSGINAVFYYSTNLYTSSGLTEESAKFATIGIGSIMVVMTLVSIPLMDRTGRRTLHLYGLGGMFIFSIFITISFLIKEMIDWMSYLSVVSTLFFVVFFAVGPGSIPWMITAELFSQGPRPAAMSIAVLVNWIANFVVGIGFPSMKTSLENYTFLPFSAFLAIFWIFTYKQVPETKNKTFEEILALFRHGNDRSSLRDSRLYGEEELATNSSKETVLSDATTANHTHATDKP; encoded by the exons ATGAGTATGAACTTGAGTGCCAAGCTGGACGAGCTGCAGCGGGGTGACCGCCAGCTGGAGACCACCGTCGCCCTCTGCGAGATCCGCACGCAGCTGCAGGAACTCACCAAGAGCGTAGAGTCTTGCCAGAGCGAGGTCAGCGAGGTCAAACGGGACATGGTCGCGATCAAG CACGAACTAGATACGGTACAGCAggtgaaagaagaaatagaggAATTACGAGAATACGTGGATCGACTAGAAGAACATTCTCATCGACGGAAACTTAGACTTTTGGAGCAG GGGCTAACACTTTTCCTGTCATATGCAATACTGGCAGCAGTTTTAGGAATGTTGCAGTTTGGATACAACACTGGGGTTATTAATGCGCCGGAAGTG aacattgaaaatttcatgaaagaTGTGTACAAGGATAGATACGGGGAGGACATTTCAGACGATTATGTGAAGAGATTGTATTCCGTGGCCGTAAGCATATTTGCGATTGGTGGTATGCTAGGCGGTTTTAGCGGAGGGATAATTGCCAACAGATTTGGCAG AAAGGGGGGCTTACTGCTAAACAACGTGCTGGGCATCGTGGGGGGGTGCCTGATGGGTTTTACAAAGATGGCTCACTCGTATGAAATGTTATTCTTTGGACGGTTTATCATCGGTGTCAATTGTGGCTTAAACACCTCGTTGGTTCCCATGTACATATCGGAGATAGCACCACTGAACCTGAGAGGCGGCCTAGGCACGGTGAACCAGCTCGCTGTTACGGTGGGCCTCCTGGTCTCCCAGGTGCTGGGCATCGAGCAAATCCTTGGAACAGACGAGGGTTGGCCAGTTCTCTTATTACTAGCTATCTGCCCTGCCATTCTACAGTTATTGCTGCTTCCAGTTTGCCCCGAATCTCCAAG ATATTTGCTCATTACTAAACAGTGGGAGGAGGAAGCCCGTAAAGCTTTGAGGAGGTTGAGAGCCAGTAACCAAGTGGAAGAAGACATCGAAGAAATGAGAGCCGAAGAACGAGCTCAACAAGCCGAGTCTAGAATATCGATGACAGAGCTCATATGTAGCCCAACTTTGAGAGCACCTCTTATCATCGGCGTGGTTATGCAACTTTCCCAACAGCTTTCAGGCATTAACGCT GTATTTTACTATTCGACAAATTTGTATACTAGTTCTGGTTTGACAGAGGAGAGTGCCAAGTTTGCAACCATTGGCATAGGTTCCATTATGGTTGTTATGACGTTAGTATCCATTCCTCTTATGGATAGGACAGGAAGACGTACATTGCACTTATACGGTCTTGGTGGCATGtttatcttttcaatattcatcacaatttcttttctcataaag GAAATGATTGACTGGATGTCTTATCTGTCGGTCGTGTCGACGCTCTTTTTCGTGGTATTTTTTGCCGTGGGTCCTGGTTCCATCCCGTGGATGATCACGGCCGAACTGTTCTCGCAGGGTCCTAGACCTGCGGCCATGTCTATCGCGGTCCTCGTCAATTGGATAGCTAATTTTGTGGTTGGCATCGGTTTTCCAAGTATGAAG ACTAGCCTTGAAAACTACACGTTCCTACCATTCAGTGCATTCCTAGCCATCTTCTGGATCTTCACGTACAAGCAGGTTCCTGAGACCAAGAATAAAACATTCGAAGAAATTCTAGCTTTATTCAGGCATGGTAACGACAG GAGCAGCTTGCGGGACAGCAGACTTTATGG GGAAGAGGAGCTCGCCACTAACTCTAGCAAGGAGACCGTCCTATCTGACGCCACCACTGCCAACCATACCCATGCTACTGACaaaccataa
- the LOC107999331 gene encoding glucose transporter type 1 isoform X14, whose product MSMNLSAKLDELQRGDRQLETTVALCEIRTQLQELTKSVESCQSEVSEVKRDMVAIKHELDTVQQVKEEIEELREYVDRLEEHSHRRKLRLLEQGLTLFLSYAILAAVLGMLQFGYNTGVINAPEVNIENFMKDVYKDRYGEDISDDYVKRLYSVAVSIFAIGGMLGGFSGGIIANRFGRKGGLLLNNVLGIVGGCLMGFTKMAHSYEMLFFGRFIIGVNCGLNTSLVPMYISEIAPLNLRGGLGTVNQLAVTVGLLVSQVLGIEQILGTDEGWPVLLLLAICPAILQLLLLPVCPESPRYLLITKQWEEEARKALRRLRASNQVEEDIEEMRAEERAQQAESRISMTELICSPTLRAPLIIGVVMQLSQQLSGINAVFYYSTNLYTSSGLTEESAKFATIGIGSIMVVMTLVSIPLMDRTGRRTLHLYGLGGMFIFSIFITISFLIKEMIDWMSYLSVVSTLFFVVFFAVGPGSIPWMITAELFSQGPRPAAMSIAVLVNWIANFVVGIGFPSMKTSLENYTFLPFSAFLAIFWIFTYKQVPETKNKTFEEILALFRHGNDREEELATNSSKETVLSDATTANHTHATDKP is encoded by the exons ATGAGTATGAACTTGAGTGCCAAGCTGGACGAGCTGCAGCGGGGTGACCGCCAGCTGGAGACCACCGTCGCCCTCTGCGAGATCCGCACGCAGCTGCAGGAACTCACCAAGAGCGTAGAGTCTTGCCAGAGCGAGGTCAGCGAGGTCAAACGGGACATGGTCGCGATCAAG CACGAACTAGATACGGTACAGCAggtgaaagaagaaatagaggAATTACGAGAATACGTGGATCGACTAGAAGAACATTCTCATCGACGGAAACTTAGACTTTTGGAGCAG GGGCTAACACTTTTCCTGTCATATGCAATACTGGCAGCAGTTTTAGGAATGTTGCAGTTTGGATACAACACTGGGGTTATTAATGCGCCGGAAGTG aacattgaaaatttcatgaaagaTGTGTACAAGGATAGATACGGGGAGGACATTTCAGACGATTATGTGAAGAGATTGTATTCCGTGGCCGTAAGCATATTTGCGATTGGTGGTATGCTAGGCGGTTTTAGCGGAGGGATAATTGCCAACAGATTTGGCAG AAAGGGGGGCTTACTGCTAAACAACGTGCTGGGCATCGTGGGGGGGTGCCTGATGGGTTTTACAAAGATGGCTCACTCGTATGAAATGTTATTCTTTGGACGGTTTATCATCGGTGTCAATTGTGGCTTAAACACCTCGTTGGTTCCCATGTACATATCGGAGATAGCACCACTGAACCTGAGAGGCGGCCTAGGCACGGTGAACCAGCTCGCTGTTACGGTGGGCCTCCTGGTCTCCCAGGTGCTGGGCATCGAGCAAATCCTTGGAACAGACGAGGGTTGGCCAGTTCTCTTATTACTAGCTATCTGCCCTGCCATTCTACAGTTATTGCTGCTTCCAGTTTGCCCCGAATCTCCAAG ATATTTGCTCATTACTAAACAGTGGGAGGAGGAAGCCCGTAAAGCTTTGAGGAGGTTGAGAGCCAGTAACCAAGTGGAAGAAGACATCGAAGAAATGAGAGCCGAAGAACGAGCTCAACAAGCCGAGTCTAGAATATCGATGACAGAGCTCATATGTAGCCCAACTTTGAGAGCACCTCTTATCATCGGCGTGGTTATGCAACTTTCCCAACAGCTTTCAGGCATTAACGCT GTATTTTACTATTCGACAAATTTGTATACTAGTTCTGGTTTGACAGAGGAGAGTGCCAAGTTTGCAACCATTGGCATAGGTTCCATTATGGTTGTTATGACGTTAGTATCCATTCCTCTTATGGATAGGACAGGAAGACGTACATTGCACTTATACGGTCTTGGTGGCATGtttatcttttcaatattcatcacaatttcttttctcataaag GAAATGATTGACTGGATGTCTTATCTGTCGGTCGTGTCGACGCTCTTTTTCGTGGTATTTTTTGCCGTGGGTCCTGGTTCCATCCCGTGGATGATCACGGCCGAACTGTTCTCGCAGGGTCCTAGACCTGCGGCCATGTCTATCGCGGTCCTCGTCAATTGGATAGCTAATTTTGTGGTTGGCATCGGTTTTCCAAGTATGAAG ACTAGCCTTGAAAACTACACGTTCCTACCATTCAGTGCATTCCTAGCCATCTTCTGGATCTTCACGTACAAGCAGGTTCCTGAGACCAAGAATAAAACATTCGAAGAAATTCTAGCTTTATTCAGGCATGGTAACGACAG GGAAGAGGAGCTCGCCACTAACTCTAGCAAGGAGACCGTCCTATCTGACGCCACCACTGCCAACCATACCCATGCTACTGACaaaccataa
- the LOC107999331 gene encoding glucose transporter type 1 isoform X13 gives MSMNLSAKLDELQRGDRQLETTVALCEIRTQLQELTKSVESCQSEVSEVKRDMVAIKHELDTVQQVKEEIEELREYVDRLEEHSHRRKLRLLEQGLTLFLSYAILAAVLGMLQFGYNTGVINAPEVNIENFMKDVYKDRYGEDISDDYVKRLYSVAVSIFAIGGMLGGFSGGIIANRFGRKGGLLLNNVLGIVGGCLMGFTKMAHSYEMLFFGRFIIGVNCGLNTSLVPMYISEIAPLNLRGGLGTVNQLAVTVGLLVSQVLGIEQILGTDEGWPVLLLLAICPAILQLLLLPVCPESPRYLLITKQWEEEARKALRRLRASNQVEEDIEEMRAEERAQQAESRISMTELICSPTLRAPLIIGVVMQLSQQLSGINAVFYYSTNLYTSSGLTEESAKFATIGIGSIMVVMTLVSIPLMDRTGRRTLHLYGLGGMFIFSIFITISFLIKEFFGYVQEMIDWMSYLSVVSTLFFVVFFAVGPGSIPWMITAELFSQGPRPAAMSIAVLVNWIANFVVGIGFPSMKTSLENYTFLPFSAFLAIFWIFTYKQVPETKNKTFEEILALFRHGNDRSSLRDSRLYGMIQKCRGIKVLII, from the exons ATGAGTATGAACTTGAGTGCCAAGCTGGACGAGCTGCAGCGGGGTGACCGCCAGCTGGAGACCACCGTCGCCCTCTGCGAGATCCGCACGCAGCTGCAGGAACTCACCAAGAGCGTAGAGTCTTGCCAGAGCGAGGTCAGCGAGGTCAAACGGGACATGGTCGCGATCAAG CACGAACTAGATACGGTACAGCAggtgaaagaagaaatagaggAATTACGAGAATACGTGGATCGACTAGAAGAACATTCTCATCGACGGAAACTTAGACTTTTGGAGCAG GGGCTAACACTTTTCCTGTCATATGCAATACTGGCAGCAGTTTTAGGAATGTTGCAGTTTGGATACAACACTGGGGTTATTAATGCGCCGGAAGTG aacattgaaaatttcatgaaagaTGTGTACAAGGATAGATACGGGGAGGACATTTCAGACGATTATGTGAAGAGATTGTATTCCGTGGCCGTAAGCATATTTGCGATTGGTGGTATGCTAGGCGGTTTTAGCGGAGGGATAATTGCCAACAGATTTGGCAG AAAGGGGGGCTTACTGCTAAACAACGTGCTGGGCATCGTGGGGGGGTGCCTGATGGGTTTTACAAAGATGGCTCACTCGTATGAAATGTTATTCTTTGGACGGTTTATCATCGGTGTCAATTGTGGCTTAAACACCTCGTTGGTTCCCATGTACATATCGGAGATAGCACCACTGAACCTGAGAGGCGGCCTAGGCACGGTGAACCAGCTCGCTGTTACGGTGGGCCTCCTGGTCTCCCAGGTGCTGGGCATCGAGCAAATCCTTGGAACAGACGAGGGTTGGCCAGTTCTCTTATTACTAGCTATCTGCCCTGCCATTCTACAGTTATTGCTGCTTCCAGTTTGCCCCGAATCTCCAAG ATATTTGCTCATTACTAAACAGTGGGAGGAGGAAGCCCGTAAAGCTTTGAGGAGGTTGAGAGCCAGTAACCAAGTGGAAGAAGACATCGAAGAAATGAGAGCCGAAGAACGAGCTCAACAAGCCGAGTCTAGAATATCGATGACAGAGCTCATATGTAGCCCAACTTTGAGAGCACCTCTTATCATCGGCGTGGTTATGCAACTTTCCCAACAGCTTTCAGGCATTAACGCT GTATTTTACTATTCGACAAATTTGTATACTAGTTCTGGTTTGACAGAGGAGAGTGCCAAGTTTGCAACCATTGGCATAGGTTCCATTATGGTTGTTATGACGTTAGTATCCATTCCTCTTATGGATAGGACAGGAAGACGTACATTGCACTTATACGGTCTTGGTGGCATGtttatcttttcaatattcatcacaatttcttttctcataaag GAGTTTTTCGGTTATGTGCAGGAAATGATTGACTGGATGTCTTATCTGTCGGTCGTGTCGACGCTCTTTTTCGTGGTATTTTTTGCCGTGGGTCCTGGTTCCATCCCGTGGATGATCACGGCCGAACTGTTCTCGCAGGGTCCTAGACCTGCGGCCATGTCTATCGCGGTCCTCGTCAATTGGATAGCTAATTTTGTGGTTGGCATCGGTTTTCCAAGTATGAAG ACTAGCCTTGAAAACTACACGTTCCTACCATTCAGTGCATTCCTAGCCATCTTCTGGATCTTCACGTACAAGCAGGTTCCTGAGACCAAGAATAAAACATTCGAAGAAATTCTAGCTTTATTCAGGCATGGTAACGACAG GAGCAGCTTGCGGGACAGCAGACTTTATGG TATGATTCAAAAGTGCAGAGGAATCAAAGTGCTGATtatatga
- the LOC107999331 gene encoding glucose transporter type 1 isoform X10 produces the protein MSMNLSAKLDELQRGDRQLETTVALCEIRTQLQELTKSVESCQSEVSEVKRDMVAIKHELDTVQQVKEEIEELREYVDRLEEHSHRRKLRLLEQGLTLFLSYAILAAVLGMLQFGYNTGVINAPEVNIENFMKDVYKDRYGEDISDDYVKRLYSVAVSIFAIGGMLGGFSGGIIANRFGRKGGLLLNNVLGIVGGCLMGFTKMAHSYEMLFFGRFIIGVNCGLNTSLVPMYISEIAPLNLRGGLGTVNQLAVTVGLLVSQVLGIEQILGTDEGWPVLLLLAICPAILQLLLLPVCPESPRYLLITKQWEEEARKALRRLRASNQVEEDIEEMRAEERAQQAESRISMTELICSPTLRAPLIIGVVMQLSQQLSGINAVFYYSTNLYTSSGLTEESAKFATIGIGSIMVVMTLVSIPLMDRTGRRTLHLYGLGGMFIFSIFITISFLIKEFFGYVQEMIDWMSYLSVVSTLFFVVFFAVGPGSIPWMITAELFSQGPRPAAMSIAVLVNWIANFVVGIGFPSMKTSLENYTFLPFSAFLAIFWIFTYKQVPETKNKTFEEILALFRHGNDRSMLNCVNALEGHIPPAESAALMVAEEKPHPDSL, from the exons ATGAGTATGAACTTGAGTGCCAAGCTGGACGAGCTGCAGCGGGGTGACCGCCAGCTGGAGACCACCGTCGCCCTCTGCGAGATCCGCACGCAGCTGCAGGAACTCACCAAGAGCGTAGAGTCTTGCCAGAGCGAGGTCAGCGAGGTCAAACGGGACATGGTCGCGATCAAG CACGAACTAGATACGGTACAGCAggtgaaagaagaaatagaggAATTACGAGAATACGTGGATCGACTAGAAGAACATTCTCATCGACGGAAACTTAGACTTTTGGAGCAG GGGCTAACACTTTTCCTGTCATATGCAATACTGGCAGCAGTTTTAGGAATGTTGCAGTTTGGATACAACACTGGGGTTATTAATGCGCCGGAAGTG aacattgaaaatttcatgaaagaTGTGTACAAGGATAGATACGGGGAGGACATTTCAGACGATTATGTGAAGAGATTGTATTCCGTGGCCGTAAGCATATTTGCGATTGGTGGTATGCTAGGCGGTTTTAGCGGAGGGATAATTGCCAACAGATTTGGCAG AAAGGGGGGCTTACTGCTAAACAACGTGCTGGGCATCGTGGGGGGGTGCCTGATGGGTTTTACAAAGATGGCTCACTCGTATGAAATGTTATTCTTTGGACGGTTTATCATCGGTGTCAATTGTGGCTTAAACACCTCGTTGGTTCCCATGTACATATCGGAGATAGCACCACTGAACCTGAGAGGCGGCCTAGGCACGGTGAACCAGCTCGCTGTTACGGTGGGCCTCCTGGTCTCCCAGGTGCTGGGCATCGAGCAAATCCTTGGAACAGACGAGGGTTGGCCAGTTCTCTTATTACTAGCTATCTGCCCTGCCATTCTACAGTTATTGCTGCTTCCAGTTTGCCCCGAATCTCCAAG ATATTTGCTCATTACTAAACAGTGGGAGGAGGAAGCCCGTAAAGCTTTGAGGAGGTTGAGAGCCAGTAACCAAGTGGAAGAAGACATCGAAGAAATGAGAGCCGAAGAACGAGCTCAACAAGCCGAGTCTAGAATATCGATGACAGAGCTCATATGTAGCCCAACTTTGAGAGCACCTCTTATCATCGGCGTGGTTATGCAACTTTCCCAACAGCTTTCAGGCATTAACGCT GTATTTTACTATTCGACAAATTTGTATACTAGTTCTGGTTTGACAGAGGAGAGTGCCAAGTTTGCAACCATTGGCATAGGTTCCATTATGGTTGTTATGACGTTAGTATCCATTCCTCTTATGGATAGGACAGGAAGACGTACATTGCACTTATACGGTCTTGGTGGCATGtttatcttttcaatattcatcacaatttcttttctcataaag GAGTTTTTCGGTTATGTGCAGGAAATGATTGACTGGATGTCTTATCTGTCGGTCGTGTCGACGCTCTTTTTCGTGGTATTTTTTGCCGTGGGTCCTGGTTCCATCCCGTGGATGATCACGGCCGAACTGTTCTCGCAGGGTCCTAGACCTGCGGCCATGTCTATCGCGGTCCTCGTCAATTGGATAGCTAATTTTGTGGTTGGCATCGGTTTTCCAAGTATGAAG ACTAGCCTTGAAAACTACACGTTCCTACCATTCAGTGCATTCCTAGCCATCTTCTGGATCTTCACGTACAAGCAGGTTCCTGAGACCAAGAATAAAACATTCGAAGAAATTCTAGCTTTATTCAGGCATGGTAACGACAG GAGCATGCTAAACTGTGTGAATGCATTAGAGGGACACATACCGCCAGCAGAGAGTGCAGCCCTGATGGTGGCCGAGGAGAAGCCACATCCTGATTCAT TATGA